From the genome of Magnolia sinica isolate HGM2019 chromosome 12, MsV1, whole genome shotgun sequence:
tttttttgttgatGATCATTCTTATCAGAACCACTTCTCAATGCAACTGTAAGATGCATGTATTCACATATATATAAATTACattgcatgcacacacacacacatgcacatagatACAGATTTACATTGATTTGCTTCGATAGTTTTACATTATGCATTTGGTTCTTCCTTTTTCCCCTTCTGTGAAGCATAACTGCATGGATTCAATAATTTAATAGATTTTATAAAGACTTGATGCCATCCTAATATTGACAGTTTGAAGAGCTGAATCGTGCAAATTTTTATTGAATTTGGTTCATTTCcctatttatgatttttttttttcccctttaggACATGGTGGAAGTGATGGGCTTCATGGCTATGTTCATTCCTTTGATGATGCAGTCAATGATACGGTGTGTACTCTCTCACAAACTATGTTTATTTGGTGAAGAAAAATGCTAAGTGTATTTGCACAAAGAGGATTGAGACTTCATAAGGCACATGTGAGTGACATCCAGGCTGCCTATTTGGCGCAGATTAGaattgaatgtggatggttggtCGATTTAGTTTAATGGTCTTATTCGTTTCCTGACGAACGGCCCAGATCTTGCATGTTTTCCACGTAACCACGTGAGGGTTCTTAGTTCTCTTTTCATGAATATCCTTAGCAGGGATCTTTGGTGAATGCCTTTGTGCCCTCCTTACTTTTTGTTATTATATTCACATCTAATGTAACAAGAGCAAAACAAAACGAGAATGTGGATATGATTGTTCTTTTATGTGTGATGCTTCCAATGatacatttttattttcctgtggGTTGCTGCCACTTCTATTTTACTTTCATTGCTTTCTATTTTGCTTATAATAAGGCTATTTGGTTTTATTTATATCAGGCATAGGTGGACTGGTAGATATGAAGCCCGTCTATGGGACAACAGCTGCAAGAAGGAAGGCCAGACTAGAAAGGATGAGCTTCAACAGCTTACCACCTGAACAGAGATCAGGTGGAACAATCCCCGTAAAACCATTTGTAGAAACATTGAGCCACTTCAGCTAAGAATTCCTGCCCAAGCTCTGCGGCAGCGGGCCTGAGAAGAGATTGTTCCATATTAGAAGTGTATCGAGGAGCGGGAAGGTCTGCAATTCCATCTGGAATTGAACCGCTCATGCTGTTATACATGAGACTGAGCAGACGAAGATTCTTCAAGCCTGCGAAGCTCTTCGGTATGGATCCAGAGAGCTGGTTTTCAGACAGGTCTATGTTCATGAGAGACGTTATGTTGCCGAAGCTCCATGGAATCGATCCGCTGAGTTGGTTCCTGAAGAGAAACAGAGTATGAAGATTGGCCAGGTTGCTGAGATAGTCAGGGATTGGGCCGGAGAGATTGGCATACGCCATATCGAGGTACTGAAGTTTGGGCATGCTTCCCAATTGCCATGGGATGCTTCCATGGTAGAAATTGTAGCCAATCTCTATATGGGTCACTGTCTTTAGGTTCCCCAGCTCAGGAGGGATTTCGCCACTCAGTAAATTCCCTGCAAGGAGAAGGAATTCAAGGCTCTTGAATGACTGTACTTTAGGCACATCAATTTGTCACGCGGAGACTAGAGCAACCTCGAGCATGTGCTTTTCTGGAGTGAGGCTTGCCATTCTCACTACATTTCTTTTGACGTTTGGAAGGACAACTTTTCTGAATATCAATTTTGTTGATTACAGTCAAATCTTAGCCATTTTAGATTTTTAAGCAGCAGGACCGATTATAAATATCCTGATGAACTTCATACatatttgtgatgattttgtGGCAGGTTGATAAGGGGATAAGTTCTGAAATAGTCTGTTCTGTTCTTTCAGAGCGTGCAAATTGCCAATGCTGAGGACCGCTTGCTGTTGAGCGCTTCTTCCCATTCCGTCTTCACTTTCTTGCCAATGCTGGGAAATATTATCTTTCAAAAGCAGTGGAACGATGTCTTAGCGATACACAGAAGATAGGAAGAGATTTTCGTCCCTCTCATACAGACACAACGTCCACATCACTGCAGTGGATCATGGTGAACCTAGTGAAGCATCGGGATGTGCAGGCCAAGTTGGTGGAAAAGATCGATCGGGTTGTGGGGGATGGACGAGAAGACATTGAAGATAAGGATTTGCAGCAGATGTCATATCTTAAGGCAGTGATCATTCTAGAAAAGAGTAAGGAATTGTTGGATTATAGAAGCCTGGAAATGAAATGTTgtattgaaattgaaatgtgtactagaaaagaaggaaaagattattATGTGTGTGAATCATTTTATTGTCTTTTTCTTCTAATTGTGTAATTATCTGGCATATAATATAAGTAGATTGTTTCTAAAATTCCTCCTAAAATTTTGTCCTAAAATCTAACCGTTGGCAACATTAAAAGCGTTTAAAACCGTTTCTAAAATTTAATGCCTAAAATGTGaccgttggcaccagaacggtttaaaaccattcctaaaatttcgtttttaaaaattgaaatcgtacccaaaacggttctgaactgTTCCTGATTTTCTATGATGCCTCGTTTAGGAGTGGTTTCAAACCGTTCCTGAACcatttaggaacagttttaaaccgttcctaaatgacaatATTAGTATAGTGAGACGggatctgatcccgggatatagcaatcccatggatcttaagacaaacgactgacatcaccatcattacctttaaatcccatccaatccaccctaatccctttaaaattgcttaGAACGTGTTTGGTtagagggattgaaagggattggaaggtttaatccggcGTCCCAAATAGACTGGATATGGCAATCCcgagatataacaatcccataaaTCTTGCACCAATTCCCTGActcagctatcattaccttgaaatccgtgcaatccactctaataccatccaattccatctaatctgcccggccaaacaggcccttacgttcaaaggagatcaaagttgcacTCACAatgatgtacttattatatccaTATTAGAATCATGTACAAACCTCAGAGGAACCACACCAGGCAGGATAATGATTTTAACCAGCGAAAAATTCTTAGAacccaacgtaatgtttattttccatccaatctgttaataaagtCAAAAATCCATCGATGAAGTggataaacaaatttcatattgatcccaaactcctgtgacccccaaaaggatttcattggtagacgttcaatctcccactactttttgcagtgtggtccacttaatctttagatctgtcttatttttcgaatCAAGCCTTAATAAGacatctccaaatggatggatggtttggatataacacatacctcaagatgggtctcacagaacttgctgacatcaatacagcagctagcAGCTGTAtaactgatgtgtggtacaccagccaatccgcttcttccGGTCGCCGACATCGATCTGATCCAGAACTCCTGTGTCATAGGGACACGGATGGCttttgcaagaagttcctgcactgtaaacttgggtggggcccaccgtgatgtttttgagaaatctaatccgttcatccatttttttagatcgtTTTAAGAAATTGAGACCAAAAGTAAGAAGGATACAAGACTTAAGTGGCCCAAGTAATGGCAAATGTAAGTAGGGAATTTTCTAATGTTGAAACTTCCttgggttgacagtgatgtttacatgccatccataccgttcataacgtcattaccACTGAGATGAACCGAAACCACAATTCTTAGactgattcaaagcttctgtggcccaggaatatttcaactgtgtttGTTCAATCCTTACCTCCTCggcccacttgaatattggatcCTGCTtgtttttggcctcatgtcctaaaatgatctcaaaaaacagatggacggattagatatctcacaaacatcacggtgggccccacctatgtttccagcgcaggaacttcctgcgaaaggctttggcaggaaatccacgtccgtgcCTAGCATACGGAACATTTTAAGAGGCAATGACCATCGTTGCTTGGAAGTTGGAGCAGGGACCTACCATTTTGTATAAATAAAATCCAGTCCGTTAAAACCCTTCATCCATTTCAGATGAATGTTTACTCCAAAACGCAGACTATTTTACCACTCAGATTTGCCACtatgaaattcaaaggtgagcGTTCTCTCTTAGCTTGATTCCTTTTCAGTTGCCCCCTTCGCTTTCAGATCAGGATGGGTCCCACGGCCACATCTGGCCGGTACCACCATTCATATTTATGGAGATGGCCATGTTACACTTGACAAAAACCTTCATACGCTGGCAGAATACGACCGTTCATATTTATAGAGACGGCCATCTGACACTTGGCGCGTATACCTTAGCCTTATAAGCTGGAAGATTAATATAGGGACAAGGACAGGGTACACTTGGCACTTATAAAACTcaatcaaaaccgtccaaatAATAGGTAGCACCTGCATCGGACACACCCAAAAATCATTTTATTGGACAATTATAATATTTGATTAATGGCGGTTGTTGTCCATTTCGGACCTTTGATGGctataaatcaatggttagaatttctCTTCAGTATCATGTCCCATCCATATTATTCCCTACCACACGAACGGAATGAATTGTGGTATGGGGTATGGTTGCGCACGTGTATAATAGCTCTGTGCACGATTAATCATCATAGTCTGCCAGTGCATCAGATAACCCGTCGGTGGAATTCCAGGGCATTTTTTTCTCATTTCCATCATTCCTTGTAATAACTAATAAAAGAGACTTGCCAACCCCCCACGCATTCGACCCGCACTACGGGTGCCAATCTTGAATTTGTTAGATGTACAGTAGAAACTGTGGGCGCCCCATGAAGGTGACGTGGCAACAAAAAACCATGCTTTATAAGACATTTGAGGATATTTCAAACGCCTACTGGGGAATTACAATCGGCATTAATGGGAATGCTACGTGTGATGTTGTGATCAAGAAGTTCGAATGCAAGACCTTAAGGCGGCAGTGTAACGCGCACGCCAAATTGTTACTGCATCCTAGCAGAACCGCCTCAGGACTGCATTATGCAACCCACATGGGATACATGTGCCAGACCTTAGAAACTGGGAATAAATAATGTCAGGTGCCACTATCACCAAGTTATGAAAGTAAATCTAAGTATGACTGGAACTGAAAATGGGCCGCGGGGGCTGCCCCTCCCAAAATCCGCTCTAataatttaaaatgagcatgggtTGCCCATCGAAGTTCTATTAAGTCTGAAACTATAGGAAATCGTCGGTCTTATTGGGCTTGAGATCCATCGCAGACGACAAATTCAGACGGCGTCCTGAACTGCACAACTTTAGCTGGGAAGTTAGTGCTTGAAACACACGATTCTCCTAAACAtgaatctaaaacttaagtgaagtaCGCCCCACTCATTTGCAAAATTGCAACTAAACTCAATCCATGAGTCGAAAATATTTTCATACTCATATTCGTATAATTACGGCCCCGATGGAGCACCGATAGCCATCGATCGCAAGTAGGGTCCTCACGGTCGATTGAGGCATCTAATCTCCACCCGATTTGGACTAATCATGGATCCTATGATGGGGCATCTACCCCATAGTGCGAATGAGCCAGTGGGCCCCTGAAGGAGCCACGTGGGCCAAAATTCAACCCACTATGGACATGCATGTTAGAAAAGGGGCCCACAGGGCTTTTTAGATACAAAACCTCAACTATTTAAGGCCCAAATTtcactccctcactcccatacgaaaTTTCAATTGCAGGGAAGAGAGGGAGTGGGGAGAAATGAAGGTAAGAACTCTTTAAGGAGTTGGTTGGGAGGATTTCCCCGCCACCACTACCCACGTTGGAGCTCGCAACCTCGTCCCACCATAAAGGAACAATCGGCGGTAAAAGAAAGGTAATCCTCTAACCCCCTTAAAAAATTTGAGCCTTGTGAATTGTTACATGCGCCCTTATGAGCTAACCTATTTGACGCAGGGCATCCATCCGTTAAATACTCGGCTGGAATCATAGGAGCGACGCTAAGGAATCGTCGGACCAGTACccctaggtgcagaccattacctttaggttatCAATTATCGAACCTATGTCGCAAATAATGATTGTGTATTGAAATTACAGTTACATACAAATCAGGGAAACCCCTTATATTAATTTTACTCTGTAAATTACAAATCATGCTTAGTGTAGCTAAATATTTGAACAAATGCTAGAATAGACGAGATTTGCTGAAATTCCTGCCCATATATATGCCCTACATTTTTCCCTGATACATGcatttaattaatttaatattttagATCCTATGATGATTGAATTATGCACCATGCATGTTCATTTGATTGCCCATATTAATTGGAATATCCTGAATTACTGATAAGTATGTTTGTCTTTCCCTAAAATAGAAATGTTTGTGGCATACTATTAAATTTTAGTCCATTAGTCAATTAGGTTGGCCAGCAAATTAGAAGAACTCACAAGGGCAGTCCTATTGGATCAACTGTCATGGGCCAATTTAACTGATCCATGTCGAAAACAGACAAccaacagtagttggactatatgGGATACTTGCACTCAGTGCCGGTTGCACCGTAGTTCACCTGAGTCAGTCGAATTAGTCCACTAGGTGGCCAACCATGTGTGTTCATCATGTATGATCACACATGTTTGAACCTGGGACACTCCATGTGCCCTTAAATGCCCACTTACAACCGCTAGTGATACGATTCATAAGTCTCGAGAGCCgggtatgatggtatgggacactgtgttcgagctatcGGGCTACgacggggtgacgagcctccccatagtgattgCGAGCAATTCAGTTTACAATTTGCTTTTCGTATGAGTTCAGTTAGGAGTGATAAATCTAGAAATGTTTGTGGCATACTATTAAATTTTAGTCCATTAGTCAATTAGGTTGGCCAGCAAATTAGAAGAACTCACAAGGGCAGTCCAATTGGATCGACTGTCATGGGCCAATTTAACTGATCCATGTCGAAAACGGACAAccaacagtagttggactatatgGGATACTTGCACTCAGTGCCGGTTGCACCGTAGTTCACCTGAGTCAGTCGAATTAGTCCACTAGGTGGCCAACCATGTGTGTTCATCATGTATGATCACACATGTTTGAACCTGGGACACTCCACGTGCCCTTAAATGCCCACTTACAACCGCTAGTGATACGATTCATAAGTCTCGAGAGCCgggtatgatggtatgggacactgtgttcgagctatcGGGCTACgacggggtgacgagcctccccatagtgattgCGAGCAATTCAGTTTACAATTTGCTTTTCGTATGAGTTCAGTTAGGAGTGATAAATCTAGACGGATCAAGGGTCACAAACACGGGGTTACCATAGTCGCATAGGACTCACCATCGGGTTAGGGCTTTTGATTTCGTGGGAGTGCCTTAGTTTCTCTAACCTTGTTGaacgaatgaacttaactaaacactcggctaacatgaccattgATGTATTTCATTAGCTAGGTGTGACGTCTCGACAATTGAAGTCGCATGATGAGTGAGTGTTGGTCATTTACGAATGTAAAGATGGAGTGACTATGATGGAGTGTTGGATGGCAAGGGCATCCATTATATCATATTGGCATGCACGTGCATTAATAAAAGTATCTAAGGATTGTTTaagttgcttttcattaattgtgcatgtggatttgataatttgtgtaatttgatattaatggaaccactgagttgatcactcactcccactctgggacagtattttaaaacaccaaccagaccctatcttaACTACAGGTATCAAAAAGTCTGACACACTAGACGAGACGGTCATAGACTCAGAGGAGCTCTCGTACTTCCAGCTGTTGGGCGGGTCATTATAGGCTGCCCTAGGGCCAGCACCAAGATCCTAAGGCAGGGGCATTTTGcattttttgatatatgtatgttGCTGGGACGCGGTCCTATGTGTTGATCGAATACACGTCATTTTGCTAGTAGAATCttaaggtttaagttatgttTACTTTAGCATACTTGCATTACTTATTTAATTCCTCGAATGCTTATACACCAAGTAATAAACTTAAATCATTCGCTTCCGCAAGACATACGTGACACTCAAAAATTAGGGAGCCGGGCACTACTCAACCtccaaaattcagggcgttacaagcaatactaacgtccaccattgaaacctttttagggttcatcgtgttgtttatttgtcatcctaacCCGTTGATATagtcatatacacctggatgaagtgaaaaaccaaatatcatcttgatccaaaacttatgtggtcactaagaatttttcaatggtagaaatttaatccctactatgtggtccatttaagccttaaatctttcttatttttggttacatggtgtacaataatatgaaaaaatgaatagagAATGCATGcagatgaaatccatacatcatggtggtccctcgTAGCCCAACTTATCCCGAGCATGGAACAGGCCGggtagtatctaatccgcgcccgtttAAGCCTGTTTGCAGGTGAACCTTTCGGACGCAGATTAGATAATGATAATGTCGGTAGTCAAATCGCTACTAATGTGACATCACTaagctttgtgggcctcaccatgatgtatgtgttgtatccgtacTATCACtatttaaacggtggatgtcactgttttttctgtggtgtggtccaccttagatttggatttatctcactttctggctcatatcctaaaacaacgatctaaaatggatagatggtgtggataagaaacATATGTTCGAAATAATGTATGCCATGTATATTATTTCCTGCTTATC
Proteins encoded in this window:
- the LOC131220230 gene encoding leucine-rich repeat receptor-like protein kinase TDR encodes the protein MGRSAQQQAVLSIGNLHALKEQNRLFQNLSPYQPATKSSQIWNLLSGEIPPELGNLKTVTHIEIGYNFYHGSIPWQLGSMPKLQYLDMAYANLSGPIPDYLSNLANLHTLFLFRNQLSGSIPWSFGNITSLMNIDLSENQLSGSIPKSFAGLKNLRLLSLMYNSMSGSIPDGIADLPAPRYTSNMEQSLLRPAAAELGQEFLAEVAQCFYKWFYGDCST